CGACCACGTCGTGTCCGTCGGCGACGAACGCCTCCGCGATGTGGCCGCCGATGAACCCCGCCCCCCCAGTCACGAGAACCTTCATACAGGGCTTCTACGACCGGATGGAAAAAACCTGCCGGCTTCCCGGGAGCGGGGGCTCGGGGAACGGATCGATTGGGGAGGGCCGACGGGGGACGGTCCCGGCGAGCGGCCCGCCGAAGGGGTGTGGATGGGATCCGTCGTCGCCGCGGCCAAGGGGTGAGTGCGACGCCGACGGACGGTAGCTGGCGGTCAGCTAAGCGTCATACCTTTCCGCCGGTCTGATATATCCTTTCTGGCCCGAAACCGACCGCGACCGGAACGCCGAAGCGAGTCCGGCGAGAGCCGTCCGCATGGATCAGGAGGTCGACGCCGCGATCGAGTCGAACACAGAGCGCTATCGGGAAGCGCTTTACGAGTTGCTCCGCCAGCCGAGTATCAGCACGACCGGCGAGGGGATGGACGAGGCGACCGACCTCGTCGTCGAGACGGTCTCCCGATTCGGCTTCGAGGAGGTACGGAGCATCGAGACGGATCGGTATCCGGTCGTCTACGGGGAGCGGCTCTCGGATCCGGACGACCCGACGGTCCTCTTCTACGGCCACTACGACGTGCAGCCGCCCGGATCGCGCGAGGAGTGGGAGAGCCCGCCGTTCGAGCCGACGGTGAGGGAGGGGAGCGTCTACGCACGCGGGGCGGGCGACAACAAGGGCCAGTTCGGCGCACACCTCTTCGCGCTCCACGCGCTGCTCGACGCCGGTCACTCCCCCGAGCTGAACGTGAAGGTGCTCCTCGACGGCGGCGAGGAGAGCGGGAGCGCGGGACTCCGGAGCTATCTCGACTCCGGTGCCGAGGCAGTCGCGGACGCCGACCTAGTATACGTCGCCGACGGTCCGATGTTCGGTTCGGCCGGTGCCGCCTCGTCGGGCGAGGGTGCCCGCGCACAGCGACCGCTGCTCGCCTACGGCAACAAGGGCGTGCTCTCGTTCCAGCTCGACCTCCGAACCGCGAACACGGACCTCCACTCGGGGAACTTCGGCGGTCCGGTGCCGAACGCGGCGACGGAACTGGTCGAACTCCTCGGATCGATGCGGTCGGGCGAGGGGATCACGATCGAGGGGTTCGGGGAGGGAATCGAGGTGACCGACGCGGATCGAGAGCTCGTCGCCGAGATCCCCACCGACGAGACCGCGATCAGAGAGGAGCTCGACCTCACACACCTCGCCACGGAGAGACCGTACTACGAGCAGCTGTTGTTACACCCGACGCTCACGATCAACGGGCTCCGCTCGGGCTACGGGGGTGAGGGGATGAAGACCGTCCTGCCCTCGACGGCGACGGCGAAACTCGACTGCCGGCTGGTGCCCGGCCAGGACCCCGAGCGCGTCTTCGAGCGGGTACGCGAACACGTCGAGCGCGAGAACCCGGACGTGGAGATCCGGAAACAGGGCAGTTTCCCGCCGATGAAGACGCCGATCGACACGCCCGCCGCGGCGGTCGTCGCGGACGCGCTCTCCTCGGTGTGGGACGTCGACCCGGTCGAGTTCCCGGTCCTCGGCGGGAGCTTGCCCGCCGCCTACTTCCGGGAGGTGCCGAACCTCTCGGACGTCCCGATCCTCGTCGTCCCGTACGCGAACCCGGATCAGGGTAACCACTCGCCGAACGAACACCTCGATCTGGAGTGCTTCGAGAACGGGGTCCGGACGAGCGCGCGGGTCATGTGGGGCCTCGGAAGCGCGCTCGACAGGTGATCGCCGCCACCGAAGCCGATTAGTCGGCGTCCCTGAAAGGGGGGACATGAACCCCACAGACTGGCGGACCTATCTCGTCACGCAGGCGTCGCTCTCGGAGGGGAGATCGACGCAGGAGGTCGTCCGGGCCGCGATCAAGGGCGGCGTCGACGCCGTCCAGCTCCGCGAGAAGGACACCGGCGCGCGCGAGCGCTACGGTCTCGGACTCGAACTGCGGGAACTGACCGATGCCGCCGGGGTCGACCTCCTCGTCAACGACCGGGTCGACATCGCGGAGGCGGTGGGAGCCGACGGCGTCCACCTCGGGCAGAGCGACCTGCCGGTCCCGGTCGCGCGCGACCTGCTCGGTCCGGGGAGCGTGATCGGCTGTTCGACCTCGACCGTCGCGGAAGCGAGGCGAGCGGAGGCGGAGGGTGCGGACTACCTCGGCGTCGGCGCGGTCTACGTCACGGAGTCGAAGGCGGTGCCCGAGGAGAACTCGGGGGTCGGTCCCGAACGGGTGCGGGAGATCGCCGAGGCGGTCTCGATCCCGATCGTGGGCATCGGTGGCGTCACCGCCGAGAACGCCTCCGAGGTCGTCGAAGCCGGCGCGACGAGCGTCGCCGTCATCAGCGAGATCGCCGGAGCGGAGGACCCGGCGGGGGCGACCGCCGGGCTCGTCGACGCCGTGAGAGAAGGGGAGAACCGGACCTGATACGAACCGCTGTAGTCCGTACCGGTTGGACCGGTACCTCTCTCTCGGTCCGAGCGCTGAACAGGTACAGCAGTCCGTAGGAGTGGCCGCCACCGCACGGGCTAACCCCACCGACCGCGGAGACGGCGCATGGCCGAGAACGTCCGGTACGAGGTCGAAGCGGGTGCCGCGGTCGTCAGGATCGACCGTCCCGAGAAACGGAACGCGCTGAGCGAGGCGCTGATCGACGATCTCACCGACTCGTTGGAGCGGGCGGTCGACGACGGCGTCCGGGCGGTGATCCTCACCGGCGTCGGCGAGTCGTTCTCTGCCGGCTACGACCTGGCCGAGTCCGGTGGTACCGGCGAGGGGGTCGTGCCGACGGTCGAGGACGGCCTCGACCGGGGTCGGCGCGTGCTCCCGCTCTTTACGACGGTCTTCGACCTGCCGATCCCGGTGATCGCGGCGGTGAACGGCCACGCGCTCGCCGGCGGGAGCGACCTCGCGCTGACCTGTGACCTCACCATCGCGAGCGACCGGGCGACGTTCGGCTACCCCGGGATCCGGATGGGTGGGATGCCGCTCTCGCTGATCTATCCCTTCGTGATCGGGCTCAAGCACTCGCGAGAACTGCTCTACACCGGAAAGACGATCGATGCGCGGGAGGCCGAACGGATCGGGATGGTAAATCGCACGGTCCCACACGACTCGCTCATGGAGGCGGCCCGGGCGGAGGTAAAGGCGATACGGAAGACACCGAGTGCGACCGTTCAGATCACGAAACACATGCTGAACGACGTGGCGGAGATGCAGGGATACAGGCCTGCGGTCAGAAACAGCGGCTATCTCGCGACGCTCTCGCATCAGACGGAGCCGGGAAAGGAGTTCTTCGAGATCAGGGAACGAGAGGGGATCGGCGCAGCGATCGAGTGGATGCACGGCGTGGAAAAGCCCTGATTCGGTGGTGAGGGCCGTCTCTCCGACTCGATCGGGGTACCGACCATCGCCCGCCCGTCCTTCGGGTCGGTCCCGGACCCGTGGAGGATTCACTCCGACGACCTGCCGATGGCGTCGAGATCACCCCCGGTGGTCGTCGGATCCCCACGGACGTTCCCCCGTCTCGCCGAGCCCACCTACCCAGTCCACGCGTCACGGCACTTCGGTGGGCACGCTGGCTTGCACGTCCACGTCCCCGAAAAGTGCCAAGGAGCGCTCGTCGGCGAGCGCGCTGTCGTAGGATCGGCGACGGAGATCGCCTCTCTTCCGGCGAGGCTGTCGGAGAGCGGACTCCACCGTGATAGTTCGTTCCCACGAGCGTCCCACCGATCGCCCCCTGAAACCGATCCGTTCGCACGCGCTCTGTGCCGAACCGGATCGAGTGCCGCACTCGAGCGGGCTGGGGTAACCCGGAGGTCGACCAGCCCGTCCGGGTCCCTACGATCGGTATCGTATTGCCCTCGGCGAGCCAGTATGCCCTATGGAGTACCGTGACGTCGACGCGGCGATCGAGGAGGAACTGCTGAGCGTCTGCCGGACGGTGATCGGCGACGAACTACGGAGTATCAACTACTTCACCGACGAGACGGTCGGCCAGGTCTACCTCCGCTCGGACCTAGATCGCACCGCCGATCTCGTCGGGATCGCGGAGCTCGAACGCCTCGGGTTCCGCTCGCAGGCGACGTACGAGGGGAGTCAGCTCGGGGAGTACCAGGCGACGGTCAGGATGTTCGAATACGGCTATCTCACCCGCGTCATCTACGGTCGGGTGGGCGTATGGGTGACGACCGACGAACTCTCGATGGAACGGTTCGAGGAGCTCTCGACGGCACTGAAGTCGGTGCTCGCCGAACTCGACGACGATCGCGAGTGAGACGTCTACCGACCCGGATCGGTCACGTGGAGTTCGTCACCGACCGAGTAGAGGTAGCCGCGTTCGAGCAGTCGGTCGATGGCGTAGTCGGCGTCGCCGCGTTCGAGCCCCGTCTCGGCGAGCGAGCCGCGTGCCTCCTCGATCGGGAGCCCACCCTCGCGCGCGGCGGTCTCGCGAGCGAGACGGTCGTACGTCTCCTCGATCCAGTCCGCCAGCGGTGAGCGGTCGTCGCCGGTCATCTCCTTCCCGGAGAGTTCGACGCCGAGCGGGTTAACGCCATCGTGCCCCCAGTTCACACGAGACGACGACGAACGAGGTGAGTGTCCGGGGTGTGGTAGGTCCTAACAAAGCCTTATTACCGGGAGGGTCATACGACCGATCAGACCCACGCAGATGTCCGCACAGTCGAGATCACGCGGTACAGTCAGCCTGTCGCTGTCGCCCGACGAACACTGGACGCTCCACCACGTCCTGCTCCACCGGATCGACCGGGAACGGACCACGGAGGACCCGACCGGGATCGACCCGCCGGAGCTCGCGGTGTATCAGGCGTTCGAGTCGATCGACGCCGGCTACACCGAATTCACCGACGACCAGCTCGCGGCGATGGCGGGCGTCGTCTCCGAGTACCACCACAGCACCTCCTGGTGGGAGACCGAGCGATCCACGCTCGAAGCCCTCCTCCGGACGATAACCTCGAGCCTCTGAAACTACTTTCACCCACTATCTCCCCCACATCAGCCCGTAGCATGTCGTCGGTCGCCTCGATCGACTGTTCGCCATAGTTCATATATTCCCACAAGAGTTTTATTTAGAGGAATAAAATCTCGCTCGTGACCGTCGCCGACGGAGGTGGAGATCCGATGAGAGAGCGCGTGAGCGCGCTCTCCCGGCGCTCCCCGCAGCAGTACGGTCTCCTCCGGACGCACATCGGCTCGATCAGGACCGCGATCGAGCGCTGTGACAGGCACTACCCGACAGCGAGACAGGTCTTCGAGGAGATCGACGACCCCTCGCTCGAACCGACGACCGTCGGCTACCTCCTCACGATCCTGGCCGACCTCGACGTGGTGGCGATCCACACGAAGAGCGGCGCGGCGAACCGGTACGACCTCACGCAGGTCCCCGAGGGCGCGCTCGGGGAGATCGAGCGAGTGCTCGACGATGAGAGCGACGGCTGATACTGTCGGCTGTGAGTCGTTCCGGAGTATCGAACCCCGTAGTGACGAGGATCTTTACACAGTAACGGCCGACGGTGTAGTGTGCCTTACCGGGGCCCGGCAGTATTTGAGACGGCGCGACCGAGAGGCGCGTAGATGGAGACCACCGAGCGAGACGGCCGGTTCGATCACCTATTCACCGAGACCGTGCGCGAGACCCTGGAGGACTCCGCCTACGGCGCCTGGCGGTCGGTGTCCTCCGCCGACGCGGTGCCGCTGGGACTGGGCTTTCCGTTCCCCGAGTCGTTCCCGAACGACGAACTGGTCGACGCGGCGGGGGCGGTCTTCGACGTCGAGGGCGACGTCGCGCTGCAGTACGGCGGTGGCGAGTACGCAGAACACCTCGAGGAGGTCGTCGCGGACCGCGCGCGCGCCAGAGGGATCGACTGCGGCGAGGGCGAGCTTCTGCTGACCAACGGCTCGACGCACGCGATCGACTCGGTCTGTCGGGCGTTCCTCGACCCCGAGGAGTCGATCGTCGTCGAGGCGCCGACGTTCATGGGCGCGCTGAGCGTCTTTCGCAACTACGGCGTCGAGGTCACCGGGATCGACGTGGATCGGGATGGTCTCGACGTCGAGGCGCTCGCGGCCGAGCTCCGGGCACGAGACGAGCGGGGTGACGCGCTCCCGACGCTCGTCTACACGATAGCGAACTTCCAGAACCCGACCGGGACGACGCTCTCGGCCGACCGCCGTCACCGACTGCTCGACCTCGCCGCCGAGTACGACTTCGTGATCCTGGAGGACGACGCCTACGGCGAGTTGCGCTTCGACGGCGAACCGCTCCCGACGCTCGCCGAACTCGACGACGAGGGGCGAGTCGTCCACGTCGGGACGTTCTCGAAGACCATCGCGCCCGGTGTGCGAACCGGCTGGGTGATCGGTCACGAGGAGATCGTCCGGGAGGTCCGCGGGCTCGCCGCGGGCGGGACGAACACCTTCACCAGGGGTGTGCTCGGGCGATACTGCGCCGAGGGACGGCTCGAGGAGGGCGTTCCGGAGCTCCGCCGGGCGTACGAGGAGCGGCGAGATCACCTCCTCCGCTGTCTGGAGTCGTCGATGCCCCCGGAGGCCACCTGGACCGAACCCGAGGGTGGTTTCTTCGTCTGGGTCGAGCTTCCGGAGGGGATCGACACCGAGGAACTGCTCCCGCGGGCGGCCGAGGAGGGCGTCGTCTACCTGCCGGGGTCGATGTTCTACCCCGACGATCGGGGCGAGAACGGGCTCCGACTCTCGTACAGCCAGGCGTCACCCGAGGGGATGGAACGAGGGATCGCGGCGCTCGCCCGAACGGTCCGAAGCGCGCTGCCCGCCGAGTGATAAGGGACGGTCGTAGTCTCTCGTGATAGCGCGGATCAGACGTAGCCGAAGAGCGTCGCGAGGAGGACGAGCGTCCAGAGCGCAGTCCCCGCGAGCAGCATGTCGTTGAACCGGCTCTCGCGCGTCGCTCGTCTCGCGGCCCCCCCGGCGATCAACCCGAGGGCGACCACGACGAGCATCCGCTGGAGGACGACGTCGATCGGCAGCGAGTCGACGCCGACGATCCCGTAGTCGAGCCAGACCGCGAGCGAGAGCGAGAGCGAGGCGACGATCGCCGCGTCGATCCGACGTTCGAGGCCGGTCGCGATCGCGTAGGTAACGAGCGGGATGCCGAGGGCGACGACGGGGTAGAGCAGCGCCGCGATCGCGTGCATCGAGAGCGTCTCGACGTGTCGTTCGAGCGCGATCCCCACGACGCGGACGCCGAGGAAGAGGGTGAGGATCGCCGCCGCAAGCAGCAGGTGACGGGGTTCGATCCGGTCGGTGACGGCGTGAATCCGGGCGCGGTCGACCGGCGTCAGGTGCTCGTCGATCGCTCGACTCGTCTCCGTCGAGGCGCGTCGACCAGCCGTCAGCCCGACCAGCGCGGGGGCGATCAGCAGTCCCACCAGGTCGACGAGCGTCGCCCAGCCGTCGGCGTCCGAGGGGCCGGCGTTCTCCAGGTTGATCCGGGTCACGTCCGACTGGTTGTCCACCTGTGGCAGCGACATGAAGTCGCGTTCGATGGAGAGCTGGGCGGCTTCGACGCCGTCGACGCGGTGACGGAGGGTGAACCAGTCGAAGTGTTCGGTGTGCGCCTGCATGGCGACCCACCGGTCCTCGCTGTTCGGCGCCTCGTAGAGCCGGATGTGCATCCGGTGGCCGTAGTAGTCGCCGTCCTCGAGCTGGAGCGTCTCCGTCACCCAGCGCCCCTCGCCGTCGCCCGGGTCGACGAAGGCGTACCTGGTGGTGCCGGCGGCCTCGCCCCACTCGGTCCCGGTCGCGTGGTGGCCCTCGTCCGCGAGGAACGAGTAGGTGCCGGGCTCGGCGTCCTCGTGGTCCTCGTCGAGCTCCTCCCACTCCGTCTCGCCCTCCTCGGTCAGGAGACGGACCACCTCGTCGGTCTCACCCCGGACGACGACGTTGATCGGGCTCCGCTTCTCGAACGACTCCCGCGCGTTCAGGTACGCCCAGAACGCGCTCTCCGACCCCTCGAACTGGACGAGGTCGGGTCCCTCGTCCTCCTCGGGGAGGACGTCGCTGGTCGATGGGGAGGTGAACAGCGAGGGGCCGCCGACGAACGCGAACGCGATCGTGACCAGCACGAGGGCGACGACGGCAGAGCGACGCATGTCCCGTCGGTTCAGGGGTACGTGATATATAGGTTGCCGATTCGACGACCCGGCCGGCCGACCTCAGTCGTCGGCGGGGGTCGGTGTGGGTGGCGAAGCGGGTGTCTCCCGAGTCGACGAGGGGGTCGGGTGATCGCGACGGGCGCGGACGAACAGCGCGTGGGTCATGATCGCGATGGCGAGACCCGCCCCGATCGGGACGGCGATCGAGAGCGAAACGCCCGCGAGCGCGAGCGGGCCCGAAACCCCGAGCAGGGTCAGCGGGATGAACAGGAGCACGAGATCGTGATACTGAGTCATACTAATCACCTAGTATGTGGATTAGTCACTTAGTTCTTGCGCCAGAGATCCGTGTGGTGAACTGTTCAGTCAGTCGTACCGTACACTCAAACAGCTAGTGGGTTTCTCATACCTTATCGTTCGCTCCTCGCCGTCGCGGCTCGGGGCCGAGGTCGGTCCTGATTCTCCCCGAGAGCCACCGAGCCCGGACCATCGGTGTGTATTAGGCGGGACGGGCCGATACCCGAGACATGCCCGTCGAACGCAACGGTTCCACCCTCCGGTACCCACAGCCCACCGCTCGCGCCCGACTCGTCGACCGGTCGGACGACGCATGACGCTCGATCAGCTCAGAGAGGTCTCCGACCGCGCGATCGTCCCGTTCGTCGCGATCGCCGAACGGCTCGGACTCACACCGAACGTCGTCACGACGGTCGCGTTCGCCGTCGCGGTCGTCGCGAGCGTCTTACTGTACGTCGCGGGGAGCGACCCGATGTGGTACCTCCCGGCCGGCCTGCTCGTCCTGGTGAGCGGCCTGCTCGACGTGCTCGACGGGGCGCTCGCACGCGAGACGGGGACCACTTCGGAGGCGGGCGACTTCCTCGACCACGCCCTCGACCGCTACGGCGACGTCGTCATCCTCGGGGGGCTCACCCTCGGCGTCGAACAGTACGTCCTCGGGCTGCTCGCGATCACCGGCGTGTTGCTGACGGCGTACCTCGGGACGCAGGCACAGGCGGTCGGCCTCGGTCGGATCTACGGCGGCTTGCTGGGGAGGGCGGACATCCTCGTCCTCGTCGGGGTAACGAGCATCCTCGCGACCTGGGTGCGCGTCGAGGTCGCCGGACTCACCGTCGTCGGCCTGTTGCTCGCCCTCTTCGCGGTCGTGAGCCACGTGACGGCGCTCCAGCGGTTCGCCTGGGCCTGGCGCGACCTCCGGTGAGTCGGGCCGATCCCACCTCGGTGAAACGTCCTGAAACGAGATAGACGCGGGCTAATACCGTGCAGGATTCCTGAACCGTGAATTAAGTACCGCGTAAGTATGTGCTGAGCCGCTCATAACTGGAGTATGAAACGTCGGGCCCTCCTTACCACCGCAGGTCTCGGTCTGGTCGGTGTCGCAGGATGTGTCGCAGACGACGCCGGGAGCGGATCGGGCGGGAACAGCAGCGACGACCCGGAGGAGACGCCGACCGAGACGCCGGACCGGGACGACGAGGGGAACGACGACGCGGAAGACGACGGGGACGACAACGGTGACGAGGAGGGCGAAGCCGACGACGACGGGGCGGCAGACGACGAACAGGTCGGCGACGGCGACGGCGGCGAGACCGACAACACCCCGTCCGGAAGCGCCGCCGCCCGGGACGTGATGGTCCAGCCGCGGATGGGCGATCCGGCCGAGGCCACCGCGACGATCGTCGAGTTCACGGACCCGGCGTGTGACGTCTGCCGGTCGTTTCACGCCCGCACGTTCCCGCAGGTCGTCGAGGAGCTGGTCGAGCCGGGCGATGCGGCGTACGTGGCCCGGGTCTACCCCACGGGTCGGGGGATCTGGCCCGAGGTCGCCTCGAAGGCGCTGCTCGCCACCTGGGACCAGCAGGGGGAGGTCTTCTGGGAGCTGTTGCACTTCTACTTCCAGAACCAGAACTCGCTCAACCGGAACAACATCGACGACCGAACCCGGGAGTTCCTCGCGGAGTTCGACGGGGTCGACGGCGACGAAGTGGTGCAAGCGGCCCGCGGCGGCGAGTACGACGAAGCGTTCGACGTGAACGTCAGCGCCGGGCAGAACGCCGGAACCGGGCGGACGACGCCGTCGTTCTACCTCTTCCGCGACGGACAGTACGTCACCCGCGTGACGGGCCACCAGAACGTGCGCGTGTTCAGGAGCGCGCTGGAGCTGTAATGGTCTCCTGGCTCCCCACCCGGGCGGCGGACTGGCGCGTCACGG
This region of Halalkalicoccus sp. CGA53 genomic DNA includes:
- a CDS encoding aminotransferase-like domain-containing protein translates to METTERDGRFDHLFTETVRETLEDSAYGAWRSVSSADAVPLGLGFPFPESFPNDELVDAAGAVFDVEGDVALQYGGGEYAEHLEEVVADRARARGIDCGEGELLLTNGSTHAIDSVCRAFLDPEESIVVEAPTFMGALSVFRNYGVEVTGIDVDRDGLDVEALAAELRARDERGDALPTLVYTIANFQNPTGTTLSADRRHRLLDLAAEYDFVILEDDAYGELRFDGEPLPTLAELDDEGRVVHVGTFSKTIAPGVRTGWVIGHEEIVREVRGLAAGGTNTFTRGVLGRYCAEGRLEEGVPELRRAYEERRDHLLRCLESSMPPEATWTEPEGGFFVWVELPEGIDTEELLPRAAEEGVVYLPGSMFYPDDRGENGLRLSYSQASPEGMERGIAALARTVRSALPAE
- a CDS encoding enoyl-CoA hydratase/isomerase family protein, which produces MAENVRYEVEAGAAVVRIDRPEKRNALSEALIDDLTDSLERAVDDGVRAVILTGVGESFSAGYDLAESGGTGEGVVPTVEDGLDRGRRVLPLFTTVFDLPIPVIAAVNGHALAGGSDLALTCDLTIASDRATFGYPGIRMGGMPLSLIYPFVIGLKHSRELLYTGKTIDAREAERIGMVNRTVPHDSLMEAARAEVKAIRKTPSATVQITKHMLNDVAEMQGYRPAVRNSGYLATLSHQTEPGKEFFEIREREGIGAAIEWMHGVEKP
- the thiE gene encoding thiamine phosphate synthase, which codes for MNPTDWRTYLVTQASLSEGRSTQEVVRAAIKGGVDAVQLREKDTGARERYGLGLELRELTDAAGVDLLVNDRVDIAEAVGADGVHLGQSDLPVPVARDLLGPGSVIGCSTSTVAEARRAEAEGADYLGVGAVYVTESKAVPEENSGVGPERVREIAEAVSIPIVGIGGVTAENASEVVEAGATSVAVISEIAGAEDPAGATAGLVDAVREGENRT
- a CDS encoding M20/M25/M40 family metallo-hydrolase → MDQEVDAAIESNTERYREALYELLRQPSISTTGEGMDEATDLVVETVSRFGFEEVRSIETDRYPVVYGERLSDPDDPTVLFYGHYDVQPPGSREEWESPPFEPTVREGSVYARGAGDNKGQFGAHLFALHALLDAGHSPELNVKVLLDGGEESGSAGLRSYLDSGAEAVADADLVYVADGPMFGSAGAASSGEGARAQRPLLAYGNKGVLSFQLDLRTANTDLHSGNFGGPVPNAATELVELLGSMRSGEGITIEGFGEGIEVTDADRELVAEIPTDETAIREELDLTHLATERPYYEQLLLHPTLTINGLRSGYGGEGMKTVLPSTATAKLDCRLVPGQDPERVFERVREHVERENPDVEIRKQGSFPPMKTPIDTPAAAVVADALSSVWDVDPVEFPVLGGSLPAAYFREVPNLSDVPILVVPYANPDQGNHSPNEHLDLECFENGVRTSARVMWGLGSALDR
- a CDS encoding DUF7853 family protein, yielding MSAQSRSRGTVSLSLSPDEHWTLHHVLLHRIDRERTTEDPTGIDPPELAVYQAFESIDAGYTEFTDDQLAAMAGVVSEYHHSTSWWETERSTLEALLRTITSSL
- a CDS encoding DUF7522 family protein codes for the protein MEYRDVDAAIEEELLSVCRTVIGDELRSINYFTDETVGQVYLRSDLDRTADLVGIAELERLGFRSQATYEGSQLGEYQATVRMFEYGYLTRVIYGRVGVWVTTDELSMERFEELSTALKSVLAELDDDRE
- a CDS encoding CDP-alcohol phosphatidyltransferase family protein gives rise to the protein MTLDQLREVSDRAIVPFVAIAERLGLTPNVVTTVAFAVAVVASVLLYVAGSDPMWYLPAGLLVLVSGLLDVLDGALARETGTTSEAGDFLDHALDRYGDVVILGGLTLGVEQYVLGLLAITGVLLTAYLGTQAQAVGLGRIYGGLLGRADILVLVGVTSILATWVRVEVAGLTVVGLLLALFAVVSHVTALQRFAWAWRDLR
- a CDS encoding DsbA family protein, yielding MKRRALLTTAGLGLVGVAGCVADDAGSGSGGNSSDDPEETPTETPDRDDEGNDDAEDDGDDNGDEEGEADDDGAADDEQVGDGDGGETDNTPSGSAAARDVMVQPRMGDPAEATATIVEFTDPACDVCRSFHARTFPQVVEELVEPGDAAYVARVYPTGRGIWPEVASKALLATWDQQGEVFWELLHFYFQNQNSLNRNNIDDRTREFLAEFDGVDGDEVVQAARGGEYDEAFDVNVSAGQNAGTGRTTPSFYLFRDGQYVTRVTGHQNVRVFRSALEL